In Nodosilinea sp. FACHB-141, a genomic segment contains:
- a CDS encoding NAD(P)/FAD-dependent oxidoreductase has product MNVNSQTDVFDVIIVGGGPAGLTAALMLGRACKRVLVCDAGRPRNQVAHAAHGFFSRDGISPTELLQIGREQLQPYEEVEIQVGEVVDAQKLGDRFQVTLSNGNQFVSRKLLLATGMKDSLPAIDGFAELWGSSIFHCPYCHGWEVRGQPLAIYGKGKIALEMTFMLTSWSRDLVICSDGPAELTYEQRQQLSNWGVQLREEKIARLEYQDDKLTGIVFTNNEVLPRRGILLRPPSHQHSYLATKLGYIPGSDDIVQVDESKQTSIPGLYAVGDMSSPYSQIAVAVASGTLAAVSINHTLTEENLVHLSLSQCLTQGT; this is encoded by the coding sequence ATGAACGTTAATTCGCAGACTGATGTTTTTGATGTCATCATCGTTGGTGGTGGCCCAGCAGGTTTGACTGCCGCCTTGATGCTCGGACGAGCCTGCAAGCGGGTCTTGGTCTGTGATGCTGGAAGGCCACGCAATCAAGTTGCTCATGCCGCCCATGGTTTCTTTTCTAGAGATGGAATTTCACCTACAGAACTGCTGCAAATTGGACGAGAGCAACTGCAGCCGTATGAGGAGGTTGAAATTCAAGTGGGCGAAGTGGTCGATGCTCAAAAACTAGGCGATCGCTTTCAAGTGACCCTGAGTAATGGCAACCAGTTTGTCAGTCGCAAGCTACTGCTGGCTACGGGTATGAAAGATTCACTTCCGGCAATTGACGGGTTTGCAGAACTCTGGGGTAGCAGTATTTTCCACTGTCCTTACTGTCATGGGTGGGAAGTGCGAGGTCAGCCTTTAGCAATCTATGGCAAAGGCAAGATCGCACTTGAAATGACATTCATGCTGACCAGCTGGAGCCGCGATTTAGTGATCTGTTCAGATGGTCCTGCTGAATTAACCTATGAGCAACGACAGCAGTTGTCAAATTGGGGAGTTCAGCTCCGCGAAGAAAAAATTGCCCGACTCGAATATCAAGACGACAAACTGACAGGAATCGTCTTCACAAACAATGAGGTGCTGCCCCGTCGCGGTATATTGCTGCGCCCTCCATCTCATCAGCACAGCTATCTAGCCACAAAGTTAGGCTATATCCCTGGCAGCGATGACATTGTACAAGTGGATGAGAGTAAGCAAACCTCGATTCCAGGGCTCTATGCGGTGGGCGATATGTCTAGCCCTTATTCACAGATCGCCGTAGCTGTCGCAAGTGGGACGCTCGCTGCTGTTTCTATCAATCACACTTTGACTGAAGAAAATTTGGTTCATCTCAGCTTATCTCAGTGCTTAACGCAGGGAACTTGA
- a CDS encoding alpha/beta fold hydrolase, with the protein MNTTSAQNIKPTIVLVHGAFAESSSWNGVLTQLNEKGYPTVAVANPLRSVKSDADYVASVLKSIEGPTVLVGHSYGGAVITNVVGNENVKALVYVAAFAPDAGETAVELSGRYPGSTLGPALAPPVATPDGGNDLYIQQDKFHAQFAADVPAAAAQLMASTQRPITEAALNEASGTPAWQSIPSWFIYGDRDLNIPAAALAFMAERANSKETVVVSGASHVVMVSHPDAVARLIEHAVTAE; encoded by the coding sequence ATGAACACCACAAGCGCACAAAACATCAAACCCACCATCGTTCTCGTTCACGGTGCATTCGCCGAGTCGTCTAGCTGGAATGGCGTCTTGACCCAGCTCAACGAGAAAGGTTACCCAACCGTTGCTGTAGCCAATCCTCTACGCAGCGTGAAGAGCGATGCGGACTATGTTGCCAGTGTCCTCAAGAGCATCGAGGGGCCCACAGTGTTGGTCGGACACTCCTATGGCGGTGCCGTCATCACTAACGTGGTCGGCAACGAGAATGTGAAGGCACTCGTCTACGTTGCGGCTTTTGCCCCAGATGCCGGTGAGACGGCCGTCGAACTCTCAGGACGTTATCCTGGCAGCACCCTCGGGCCTGCGCTAGCACCACCCGTTGCCACTCCGGATGGCGGCAACGATCTCTATATTCAGCAAGACAAGTTCCACGCTCAGTTTGCGGCGGATGTGCCGGCCGCCGCTGCACAGCTAATGGCTAGCACCCAGCGACCGATCACAGAAGCTGCTCTTAACGAAGCCTCGGGTACACCGGCTTGGCAGTCCATCCCGTCCTGGTTCATCTATGGCGATCGCGACTTGAATATTCCGGCAGCCGCCCTCGCGTTCATGGCGGAGCGCGCCAACTCCAAGGAAACGGTGGTCGTCAGTGGCGCATCCCATGTCGTGATGGTTTCTCATCCAGATGCCGTCGCCAGACTCATAGAGCACGCTGTAACAGCTGAGTAG